The region aataaaatgcaatttagaCATCAAAAATACACAGTAAATGGAGCAAGAGTAGCAAGTCGCGAGTGGCAGGACGCGAACAGGACGCGGCAGCACCGAAAGGACCAAAGGAGGAGGTTCGCGCAAGGAGTCACAGACAGCCGCGTGACTGACAACTGAGGGCCGAGCAACCGCagccgcatccgcatccgctttcgcatccgcatccgcgcCAAGCGACAAACAGTCGAGAGCGACACACACGGGACAAAGGACGAACTGCCGGTGGGACACTgtaagaaaatgtttaatttttaaaataaatttgaatatttaaagaagCAGCTCTAAAAAGCGGTTCTCTTTCATTAGACTAGTAAAATAGGTCAAAAAGAACAATGTATTAGTttattaagttaaaaaaaaaaattaaacgggaaatttatattttttaaacaattataattcttttccaaatgaaaatatagaaaaagattaataatgtttttagtATGAAGACATAGGTCCATTTTCTCGCTTCAgtgaaaaactaaaagaacGTTTTATACTCTAAATTCCTTACGTTTTCTTGCCATAAGAtctatattaaattaaaaaataatgtaataataatatttttttggcagtttattttttgtatactaTCCCcgttattttattatgttaaCCAAAGTAAAACAAGCTATAAATACACTTcagatttatatattttactttttaaacccatCTTATTTTAAGGAAGAAAAATCCCACTACCATTTTTTTCAGTGAAAGTCCCTTTTTGTTTGAAGAGGAGGCTGTGCGTGCTGGCAAGAAGGATTGCTGGCGAGAAAATTTACTGAAAACGATATGTTACTCTTTCCTTCTTTCAGCATGCAAGCTTGGCCCGCCGGCTACTCCAGTGCCCTGGCCAGTGCATATTTAAAGGCAGTGACATACTTTTGAGGAGCAAAAAATCGAGAAAAAATGGGTGGCAGAGCAGGAGTCCCTTGGCCAATTCAATCGGGCTGCAAATCAAAGCGGAGTTGCTGCACAGGTGACTCAGGACATGGGACGGAGGACATGGGCCGGCACGAGCGGCATGCCAGCGCGTAGCGGGACAACAAAGGTGTgcacttaatttaattagacCCGGGAAGTCGGGGAGTCGGCAGCCCTGGGAACCCCTTTCCTCAAGGCTGCCCCGACAGCCGCCCACATTTCGGTCCGAGCTGGCGATGTAATGGTCTGGAAATGGCATTTGGCAGCCTGAGAACAACGGTGCCGAGTGCGCGAGCCTTTTGTGAAGatgaatttcatttcattaaaCACAAATTTCATTGTGTGCGCTTAaagtgaaattaaataaatgaggACGGGGCCTGGGATGAGGTGCCAAGTGGGGGAAAGGGTTATGTCCATGACAAATGCACCGTAAAATCGCTGCTAAAAACCTCGGTCTTGCAATATGTGTGAGTGTCGTCTGCCTTtctgtttcggtttctgtttctgtttctgtttccgttcgtgtttgtattttaatgcaaattgTTGTAATGTTAAATGAGTCACAAAATTGTTGTACATCACGAGgattaaatgaattttaaaactcGACATTAAAAATGGAATACGAAATGTGCAAAACTGCATAATGATGTTCGCTTTGGTTTGGCGGGGGAGGCGGTGGCGTggtggcgtatgcgtaatgtgcTTATAACTATAACCGAATTCGCGTGCTCTGGATGCAAATGAGAAGCGCTGGAGTGCAGGAGTGCAGGCAAGGGTTCACGCGTCCTGGGTCCTACCACCAGCTCTTGACCTTGTGCAGCACTGTCTTGAAGACGGGCACCTTGACGGGAAAGGGCTTGGGCACCTTGATGGGCACATACTTGACCACATGGTAGGGCACATGCTTCTCCACCGGCACCGGGATGTGTTTCTCCACGGGCACGGGGATCAGCCGCTCCACCGGCACCTTGAGTTCCTTCTCCACCGGCACCTGGACGTTCTTGGTGATCGGAATGTGGATGGGCACTGGCTTGCGAACTGGTATGATGACCGCATGCGAAATGGGTATCTTCACCTCCTTCTCCACCGGCACATGCTGCTTCTTCACGTGCTTCACCGGCACATAGTTGATGATATCCACGTGATGCGAGTGGTGGCCCTGGCCGTGACCACTTGCCTCCGACAAGTAGTTGGAGCTCTGCTCCTGGCCAGCATCGGGGTGCTCCTCGTAGTCATCGGCACCAGATCCGCCCGCGGCGGATGAAGCCGATGCAGCACTCGATCCGGATCCGGACCCAGAAGCGGATGGGTCATGTTGTCCGAAGTACGAAGagtgctgctcctgctcctgttgctgctgctggtggtagagctgctgctgttgctggtgttgttgctgcagttgctgttgcagaTGCGCCTGCTGGTGGTAAAGCTGCCCCTGGTGGTCATCATATCCAGAACCCGGCTCGTAATGCGGCAGGAAATTCCCCGTTGAGATTTTATCGTACGCATACGGATGGGCCGGCTGCTGTTCCGGCTGTTCCTCAGGCGACCAGGACCCATAGCCCTGCTCGGCGCCAGATCCCGCCGACCCGTAGCCAGGCAGCAGACCACCGCCGTCACCGGGATAATTGTAGGCCTGCGAATGCTGTTCATTGTTCTCCGATCCGCCGCCAGATTGGCCGTGTTCCGAGCCAAAGTCATGGACTCCAGCTGCTGCCACGGCGGCCACCGCGGCGGCATCTTCATTGTGCTCCTCGTAAATGGGTATCTCCTGTTTGGTGGAGCCCAGGGCCAGTGCCTCCGTGTGGGTGGGCGCCACCGAGCCGTAGCCATTGGTGATGTGCCCCAGGCCCGAGAGATTTGTGAGCCCGTTCAGCATCGAGGCGAATCCTTGCCGGGGGCCTGGGGAATGGATGCCACTGCTGCCGTAGGCACGCCGTTCGCCCGCATCGCCTCCTGGAATTTTGGCCGAACCATACCGATGATTGGGATGAGGCTGCTGCATCGTTTGATCCATGGGCAGCCATCGATTGTCGAACAAAGACCCCATGTTGTGGTAGGACGGTTGGTGCTTCCTGGCCATCTCTGCGACGCTGGGGGAGGAGGTGGCCCCACTCACTAGTGTCAATATGGTGGTGGCGGCTGCGATGAGCGGCATCTGCTGCAGAGGATAATACAAAACGATTTAATATGCAAAACACTTCAGACGAGCTAGGTGGAGAGCAACTAGCTGGAAGAGGTTCGACTAAAAAATATCGATTACTAATTATATTAGGGCTGTTAATAATAATCTTTAAGAAAGTAACCaacgaaaaaaatattccaatattcttgatcatgtatataaaaaaagataGTTTCTAAATGTCTAAATGTCCTGTTCTCTTCTTTTCGACAAATTTCGTAACatgcaaataaaattctttaaccTTTtggattattttaaatttaattattatacttATCATCTTATTTCCTTTCTATCCAATTGCCAAATATGCAATATCCCCATTATTTCGAAAAAATGGCTTgctcaaatttaaatgcacaATCCCCTGATAACTTCTCTCTATAAGCGCAAGAGACGTGATCACTTATATCTCAAGTTTATCTTGACTTGGATACCTTCACTTCACATATTCTGTTCTCTGTTTTCTATTAGTTTCCTGGCACACATTATACCCAGTATTCCAGAGTATCGCCCATAAAAAGTGCTGAATGGCATGGCTTTGTATTCCAGAATTTTTGcataatgcatttttaatatcCTTGACTGCACTCCTTGACTCCGCCACTGCAATTCGCTCCGCTCCGCTCCCCTCCACGCCGTTCCCCTCCGCACTCACCAAATTAACGTTCGCCATTTGGCCTGGTGGGCTTCGAACTCTGGCTGGGATGGGATTAGACCTTGATGACTGCTGCCCGACTGCTGCGATGGGAATGTGCCCGAAATGCGGACGGGTCGGCGTTTTATATGGCCTGCGACTGGGACAGATCCGCTGAGaggaaaactcttacacaatTCGCAGCCTCAGCTGTGTTGATAGAAGGCGGTCGGCCAAAAGTGAGTGTTTGCCATTTGTTGACCCGACTTTAAAAGCTGCCTGTTGCCTGTTGCCTGTCTCCTTGGCCActtgccattgccatttctCTAGCGGCTTCGCTGTGCATTTATGAATTAAGTTACGCGATCAATTCAAATCGCAGAGCAGCAgaagaaaaggaaaatgtaATAACCAAATCATAACGAAAAACCGGATCCCGACACttggaaaaacaataaagttCAAAGTCATTTTCCATGACAACGACAAGGAATTAGTCGACTCGAGTCCGCCTGTTTGGCACGCGCCTCCATGCCAGTGCAGCTTCATTATGCTCTCGCCACGATCACGATCTCTGGTGGCCTTCGCGaggaaaaataagaaaaagcaAGCCGCACTCCTTGAGTGGACGGGACCGGAGAGGTTGGCCCAAAGTGGTTGGACCGCTTCGGGAAACGCCGGACAAAAGCTGACGGCTGCGACTCGCCTGCTTCAGGCCTTAAACATTTCCATTTGCCATTGTGTTCGGACTTGCCTTCACCTTTTGCACAAAAAAGGttagttttaattgtttaacaGCCTTTTTTTTGGGTTCGATCTTTCTGCAGACCATTGTTTGGCATGGTTTTTGCTCCGGCTCAGCCATGGGGCGTGGCGGGGTAAAAGTGAACGCCTTTTAAGTGCACCTGCAGACATGATGCTGctgattatatttttcttgccAAGCGTAACAGCTCGTTAGTATTTTCAAGtgattttcatttattttccttgGCCGCCTTAGCTGCCTTTAGCTGCAGACCCGAGACTCCGGACCAGGCCGAGGTGGAAGAAAGGCCAGGCCAAAAGGAAGTGTACTGATTTGAAAGGAAACAAACATTTCCCAGCTGCCCAGACTTACGGCGCTGGGCCCTGGCCTCTTATCGCTGCTCCCGCTGCCCTGGCAGTCACTTTTCGGGCTGTTTTTTAAGCGAAATTCACGCTTACTTCAtttcaattacaattacatGATTCCATTTCTCCGCTCGCTGCGCGCTGCCCACTGCTCGCAAATGCAGAAATGATGTAACTTAGTTGGAGGCCGACGCGATTACCTGCTTGTTACCCCCCATATTCTACatgcaatatttaaatctCCTCTCTGTGGAACCGATCCGAAGCAATCAATAGCTTTGAGCTGGCACAAATATAAACAACATGAAATCGCTTTTTAAATACTATATTTTCGCTTTCCATTTATGTTTCTCGCTTTTTTCGGGCTGCGCAGCTCAAACAAATGACACAGACGGGCACAGATGCAGATCCATATTCAGATGCAGATACGGATACATATGCAGCGTGCAgtatgcagatacagatacaaatgcCAGCGCTGAGCgggttataaaataaataaaactgttTCACATTTTTGTGCTGTGCTGGACGCTTTGCTTTCGAGTcgttttaaaaactctttcaAATGTTGTGTAATATTTTGCCAGCCCGTATATATCTTTTTTGCaccaaactaaaaataaaaacgcaaaatatgcatttgaaatgccagtttttcggGCGGCGGGCTGGGGTGCAAAGCGGATACGCCTGTCGGTCGAATATCCTTGTGCAACGTGCTCATATTTGCATTGTATTTATGCACagttttattgttgtttattgaaaCTGTGGGGGTGCAACAAAGGCTATTGGAATTTCAGTGCCTAAATACGAGTGCCAACAACACTAAGCACAC is a window of Drosophila biarmipes strain raj3 chromosome 3R, RU_DBia_V1.1, whole genome shotgun sequence DNA encoding:
- the LOC108031317 gene encoding neurogenic locus Notch protein isoform X2, which encodes MANVNLMPLIAAATTILTLVSGATSSPSVAEMARKHQPSYHNMGSLFDNRWLPMDQTMQQPHPNHRYGSAKIPGGDAGERRAYGSSGIHSPGPRQGFASMLNGLTNLSGLGHITNGYGSVAPTHTEALALGSTKQEIPIYEEHNEDAAAVAAVAAAGVHDFGSEHGQSGGGSENNEQHSQAYNYPGDGGGLLPGYGSAGSGAEQGYGSWSPEEQPEQQPAHPYAYDKISTGNFLPHYEPGSGYDDHQGQLYHQQAHLQQQLQQQHQQQQQLYHQQQQQEQEQHSSYFGQHDPSASGSGSGSSAASASSAAGGSGADDYEEHPDAGQEQSSNYLSEASGHGQGHHSHHVDIINYVPVKHVKKQHVPVEKEVKIPISHAVIIPVRKPVPIHIPITKNVQVPVEKELKVPVERLIPVPVEKHIPVPVEKHVPYHVVKYVPIKVPKPFPVKVPVFKTVLHKVKSWW
- the LOC108031317 gene encoding neurogenic locus Notch protein isoform X1; its protein translation is MANVNLQMPLIAAATTILTLVSGATSSPSVAEMARKHQPSYHNMGSLFDNRWLPMDQTMQQPHPNHRYGSAKIPGGDAGERRAYGSSGIHSPGPRQGFASMLNGLTNLSGLGHITNGYGSVAPTHTEALALGSTKQEIPIYEEHNEDAAAVAAVAAAGVHDFGSEHGQSGGGSENNEQHSQAYNYPGDGGGLLPGYGSAGSGAEQGYGSWSPEEQPEQQPAHPYAYDKISTGNFLPHYEPGSGYDDHQGQLYHQQAHLQQQLQQQHQQQQQLYHQQQQQEQEQHSSYFGQHDPSASGSGSGSSAASASSAAGGSGADDYEEHPDAGQEQSSNYLSEASGHGQGHHSHHVDIINYVPVKHVKKQHVPVEKEVKIPISHAVIIPVRKPVPIHIPITKNVQVPVEKELKVPVERLIPVPVEKHIPVPVEKHVPYHVVKYVPIKVPKPFPVKVPVFKTVLHKVKSWW